One region of Candidatus Woesearchaeota archaeon genomic DNA includes:
- a CDS encoding ferritin, with the protein MNEKEKANAGKALELEISNSEFYFCAAEKTDNEEDKPLFRALGGVEAEHVSIWRKILKLDKINLGKGQCSESNITNLEESHNREEMAIKFYREAVKESENAFVRKIFGALVQVENDHLKLAEERLK; encoded by the coding sequence GAAAGCATTGGAGCTTGAAATTTCGAATTCAGAATTTTATTTCTGCGCTGCAGAGAAAACTGACAATGAAGAAGATAAGCCATTATTTAGGGCTTTAGGCGGGGTTGAAGCAGAGCATGTTTCTATTTGGAGGAAAATATTAAAATTAGATAAAATTAATCTTGGAAAAGGCCAATGTTCCGAATCAAATATAACCAATTTAGAAGAAAGCCATAACAGGGAAGAGATGGCAATTAAATTTTATAGGGAAGCAGTAAAAGAATCAGAAAATGCATTTGTAAGAAAGATATTTGGCGCTTTAGTTCAGGTAGAGAACGATCATCTAAAGCTTGCTGAAGAAAGGCTGAAATGA